A window of Melopsittacus undulatus isolate bMelUnd1 chromosome 10, bMelUnd1.mat.Z, whole genome shotgun sequence genomic DNA:
GATATAACATTGGAATTCAGAAATTATACATCATTCAGTTAAAAGCCTTTCTCCATTAGTTCTCCTTTGCCAGACACTATGATGGCCCTTGAGTTCTTCTTCAGTGGGTTTGATGTTCTTTATATGACGTGCCTTTATACACAAGAACTAACTTTATTTTAATGGTCTGAAACATAATAGAAGCAGAATTTGTAAAATACAGAAGCGATTTcaggtacttttttttttcccccctagtgttaaagcaaaaaaaaaattattagtgGCATTGGAAAAGActaatttaaaatggaaagaaaaccctGGAATTATTTAGCCCAATTTCATGAAATACTCCTTGCATTTTGATTAACAGAGAGTTCAGTGAATAATCCTGAAGGGTACCCAGGCCTAACACTTAATACAACTAGCACTGTGTGCTGTCCCCTTAGCAATAGGGAACTTGAGAAGATGTCCTGACATTTGAAGAGACTAAAATACTACCTACATTTTCTTCATTACCTATATTTTCTTCATGTCCTGTTTTATAGAATGGAAAGATGTAAGTGATGTATTTGGTATAAAAACATTTGTCCtagaagcaatttaaaaaaatttacaCCACTGACCTTTGCCTGGTtccttttttgctcatttcttctTTGGGTtagttgttttcttctctggaaTCTGGTCCTTAACACGCTCTCTccatttcttcagctgaaaatgtACAAACTTCCGCATCATCCAGGCCTGTGTTAGACAAACAGCACCCAGGCAGCCAATCCTAGTAAGAGTTGAGATTTTGGAGACAGTTAAATAAAAGTTTCAGTTAACCATTAATACACTATGAATCTgtacttcttttatttttttctccaacagTCTACcataaaatcaattaaaatcTTCATATTACGGGAAACCAGACCTATCAGAAGGTTTTGCCCAAGACAAGATGCATCACACAAGAAATGAATGGGAACTGTATGCAAGCACATTGCTAGAAGCAACTGGGTTTATCAGGGAGCTACAGCCATAGCTTTCATTGGCTGACAGGAAATTGTGGCATTGAGGCCCCTTCTGCCAAGCAATCTATGAATGAGAAATCATGTAGATTCAAAATTCCTCCTACTCATTTGATTACAGGCATTAAATTATAAGAGAGAATGTTGAAGTGATGAACTTAtgctgaaaatataatttttaaatttacaagtaaaaagaaaatatgcacaAAAATTTTTTAGGAAGGTACCAAACAAAtaattagttaaaaaaatatggatATTAGTATCACCAAATGATACTATGTCCAGTATAGACATTGGGAGGGGAAGGTTAGGGAGGTGGAGGAAGTTTAAAGAGATTAGTATCCTaggaagtttatttttaattgtttttcatttccctccctctctccctccctctctccctcccccacaAAGAATTCTGTTCTACTACTTTTGTGAAAAGAAGATAGAAAAAGAGAACACAATTCCCCATCCCTTAAATactcaagaggaaaaaatcagCCAGGGAAATTATTCCACACGCATTATCCTCCTAGAGTGCTTTATTAAAAGATACTTCGAAGTGCACCATTATACACTCATGAATGTCTACTAGCCTTGATATACCTCACAGGGAGTGTATTGAAGTTTCCGTCTGCTATGGAAAAACCTGGAACCTCTGCTCTTGCCAGACCAAATCCAAAGGTGAGGACAGATAAAGTTAGGGTCAAAAGACGCACCATTATGAAAAGTAAAGCCCAAATGataaatctgaaacaaaacaatgaaattaatgtgttttctccttttagtcCATTTCTTTTCAATGAAGTCAAGTGTATGAAGAACTTTCTATTAAAATTTTCTCAGCAACAATAGAGAAACAGGTCTGTAGTTTCCAAGGTCatccttcctgccctttttaTAGGGGGGCATCACACTTCCCAACCCCCAATCCTCAGGGACCTGCCCGCTAGACCAGGACAGCTAATAGATGATAGAGTGACTTAGCAAGCTCTTCTGCCAGTTCCTTTAGCACTATTGGATGTaacccatccagccccatagacttGTGTACATATAAGTGGAGCAGGAGGTCTCTAACCATTTCTTCCAAATTATGCAGATTTCAATCAGTTTCTCATCTCTGCCATCCAGCTCAGGGAACTGAGTACCCTGAGGATAGCTGGTGTGACTATTAAAGACTGACGCAAAGGCAGCATTAAGTATctctgccttttcctcatcctcagtCTCTAGGATTCCCCCAGTAACCAGCAGAGGACAGAGGTTCTCCTTGGCCCTCCTTTTATTGCTAACATAGTTGCAAAAGAACTTTTTATGATCTTTTATGGCAGTGGccagatttattttcatgtgtgCCTTCATCTCTACAACTTTCTACATAACCTAACAACATTCTGGTAATTTTCATGGGATGACACAGTCCCTTCTTCCACAGGTGAtaaattctcttctttttccctgagTTCAAGCACTATCTCCCTGTTCAGTCAGGCTGGTCTCTTCCCCACTGATTTGATTTTCAGCACACAGAGACCACCCACTCCTGCGCCTTAAGGACTTAATTCTTGAAGGGTGTCCAGCCTTCGTGGACCCCTTCGTTCTTCAGTAATGTTTCCCAAGGAATTCTGTCCACCAACATCCTAAACAGATCAAAGTCAGCCCTCTGGAAGTCTAAGGCAGAGGTTTTGCTGACCTTCATTTTGTGATCACCTTGCCCAAGATGGCCTCCAATCATCACACTGCCCACCAGGCCTTCTCTATTTACGAACAGCAAATCTAGGCAGGCATCTCCCCTATCTGCCTCACTAGCCAGCTGGGTTAGGAAGTAATTTTCCACACCCCTCAAGAACCTCTTGGATTGTTTCTTCCAGGAGACATCTGGtaggttgaagtcccccatgagaacaagggcaaGAAACTATGAACGTTCTCCCAGTTATTTGAAGAGCCCTTCACCTGTAGCTTCATCCTGGCTAGGTGGTCTATAACAGACTCCTACCAGGATACCTGCTTGGCTGGTCTTCCCCCCAGTCTTTACCCACATTCAGCCTTCTCACTCACAATATTGAGTTCAAGGCAGTCAATGTACTCCCTGATATAAAATGTAACTGCACCACCTCTttttccctgcctgtccctTCTGAAAGGTCTGTAGCCATCCACGGCAGCACTCAATCATGTGAATCATTCCACCAAGTTTCTGTGATGGTGATTATGTCATGATTTCCCTGCTGCAACTACATCAACTACATGTTTTTGAGACATTATCTTCTCTGTTGTATagttctttccctttctcaccTTACCAAAAGGAGAATCACCTGCAAGAACTTAGAGGGAATGCTGCTTTTATAACTTCTTTGACcgattttaaaaataagtgtcCCTACATACAAACATTTATGAACATTTAAGCAAACAGGCAAGTGATAGGATTAGAAAGCAATACAAACATATCTGAGATGGAATCTGAGTAAAAACTGCTACTGCGGAGTGTATTTGCTTCCTTGACTCTATGTAATAACAGTGACTTATTTGTGAATTCAAAGCAGGTAATAGTGGACACTGAACAAGTGGTGATTGCTGCCTGAGTACTTCTACATACACGCAAATCCATTTATACACAATTAGTAAGCAAAGTTCTGAATTTAAATTAATCATATGCAAGATTTACCctttttgcatgttttcatCAGGGAAGTAGAAGAGACGCAAGGCATGAAAAATGAATTCCACCAAATAGTGAGGTACCACCAGAATTAGCCCCAAATGCTGCAaactataaaacagaaaagttagAAATTCTAATGAAATCATGAAAATAATAGATCTGTCTATTCAAAACAAATGTGCAAATACTTACTTTAATATATAGGCACCAGAGATATGAGTAATGTAAAGGCAAATATAACATAGCTGCCTTGGAATATCTTCCTAAAATTAGAGAAATTATAATAAATGCTGTTACTGTTTAACtatattttccaaagaaaaatctatttattcattagttttgattatttttttcacactaCTGTATAAACTTCTGGAAGAAGTATCCGAATCAAAAACTACAGACCCCCTAGACTAAATATATGCATGTAACTGAAAACACAAGTTacataatggtttgggttggaagggaccttaaagctcttctaGTTCCACCCTCCTGcatagacagggacaccttctgctagaccaggttgttccaagccctgtccaacctggccttaaacactgccagggatggggcaacttCTGCCCGTACCTCAACACCCTTGcagtaaaaatacaaacacatggATGTTTATATAGTTAATATAAACAAAACTATTAATACAAATAATTGGAAATAATAGATATTTAGTTAACTGTACTGAAAACTTCTCTCCATACCTTTTGGACCTTTTGAAGGTATAGCTCTGGCAGTGCATGAAGCCAATAGGCTATCTGGCAAATATAGAAgaatttttcctgaaaactaAACAATAATTCAGGTTAAGAAAACACAAGATGATGAGTTTTCAAGCTTTCAACATGAGatacaagattttattttattatcttaAATTAATTCAGTCTGACTCATTATAGTTTATGGTTTCTAAATCACAGTAACTGCAAATACAAAACAACTCTGGTGACAGTTTTTTGAATCAGCATCCATTAACCTTCTTGATAGCATGTTCTAAATCACCTTTTGAGAGagtaggaaggaaaaaaaccaccaaaacatcTAACACAGAGAAACAGTTAATCAATTGAGGAGTGGAACTCCCTAAAAATGCGTATTATCCCCCTTCCCTCTATCAAACTAACTAGAGAAAAacagagctggggggggggggagggggagcagACAAACAACACAGTTTTGTAAGTCatgttacttaaaaataaatccgCCCCCAGCTATAAATCCTCTCTAATTTGAAGATTCATTCTCcaacaaatacattttagtgTGAGAGTTCAGCAGTCCTATTATATATCCCATTTGGAAACACCTTCACTTTAACTCAGCTACCACGGTTAAGCTAAATGAAGTTGAGAACACATATAAGTATCTCTTGGATTGATGTGCAGTTCAATAAAACTAtctgtggaaaaaaagcagttttcaagcAGAGCAAAGTACTTTAATCGAGTTGTCATTCTTATAAGGTACTGATGTCACTGCCTTATTAGTGGTTCCCTAAAATTTGGGGTGGTTAAATATTCAGTGATTGGAATAACCACAGTTTTTTCAAATTGAAAACAGAACACTTACAGCATATGAGAAAAGGGATAATCTTTCCAGAATGAGGTTAGGTTCATTGCGAATTCTTCCTAAAGAAAAAGGCCATTGATTTAAAAACCTTCTTAATATTTTAagtctattttttaaataaaatcagcaaATAGAGTGACTTACTGCATTCAGAATACTTGCTCCCcatataaatgaaaacaagtagAACAACGCGAGCTGTCCTGATTCATTGaatttgctctgctctggttttgACAGCTGCAGATACCTATTAATTTTctagaaacaaaaagcagatcAATAAATATAATTTCCAAACCACGAAAACTATTTTGGAGTTAGTGTTCACTCCTGATTCCTCATTCTGATCTTCCATTCCTCAAAATACATAGTTCCCACCATTTAAGACTTTGATCAAGACTTTTTATGACAACTAGCTTCAAAAAGACTCACCACTATGGTAAAGTTCACATGGAAAATAGTCAGATAATGTATTAAGACAAATTTTTTTCACCCATAATCAGTCATATTGCTAATTTTTTCCAAACTCTTTGCACATTTAAAAACCAGCTGAGCTTCTGTGGTACAGATGATCTATTTGATAAGACTTTCTAAGACCATTCAATAATAAATGGTTTTCACAATAGCtttaacaaatgcattttacttCGCAACTGAGTTGGTGTGAAAGAGCACACATTGAAGTCTCAGCTCCTTCTTTGAGGCAAAGCTGACAAACAGAAATCCATCACTGCaataatttttggttttgattgttcTAATATATCTTATGAATCTAATGCAAACCTCACTCATAGGTATCTTGAGCACATCATAAACATTTAATGTTTggttttacagaaaaatgtaagttATATTGATTGAAAGTAAAATTTAGTGGTTTGTATCATtaataaactgaagaaatatcACTTGAAAATTTCACAGTGTCATTTAGACTGGAAAACACCCTTAAGATCACCGAGTCCAGCCATTAACCTAACACTATCAAacccaagtccaccactaaaacaAGATCTAGTTGCATTTTTGTCATATAACAAAAGGATGGATCATAACAGGGCTTCTAAATGCTAAACCATTTGTGTACTATGACTTACACTCAAACTTGCAGAAAAACTCTTAGCAAATAATGGCTAAAAATAACACGATTATAAAAGTACATGATAGCCCAGTAATAAACTTACATCTAATATGCACTCCTGGATTACAGCATGCACTTTAATAGTTACAAGCATGTAGAAGCTGATTGTGGCAATGTCTTTGGGACCATAGTCATAAAAATCAAATTGCTCACTGTtgtcatctaaaaaaaaatggagagaaaaaagaaaaagtattcatttttacattcttctgaAAGAGTATCCTCCTGGCAAGCGGCAGCAGTGACAAATGTTCTTGGAAGTTGTAACTAGTGCCCTGTATCCATTTAACATAAGTTTTACATTTTTGAAAATCACTCCCTATGCCTGATTACATAACCTGaaacttcttttccttcaatACAACGATACCATTATAAGCCTAGAACAAACTATTGAGAGCACTATACACTGACCTGTTGCTTCAATCCACTTCTTTCATTCtgggacattaaaaaaaaaaaaaatcacactacACACTAACAACCTGTCCTCTATAATTTGGTAGAGACCAAATGAGATTCCATCTTAAAAAGTAAGACCATAtgtaggaaaagagaaactatATAGTGAGGACAGTATCACTACTAGTTCAACACATTGGTAAGTAATAACTTCCCCAAAAGTAGTAATAAGTTatcagagaaaagagagagacagagagagaaagagacggggagagagagagggagagagagacgGAGAGACACTTGAGATGTTCCTATTTACCAAGAGTGGGAAAACCTACCAGTGAAATTCAATTCAATTTAAAAAGCATGTAATGGGAGCAGTAGATGAAAGGAAGCCTTATTTTGTAGGGGTGTCTCTCCTTTGGCCCACAGATACTCATTATAGCCACCTCACTTTTCTTTATACATCTGAGACACTgcagttgaaaaaaaagaactgggACTAAAACTAATCAAGAGCCGTGCTCATCCTGAGTTACAGGCTTGTATGTCCAACATTTCcatctttcagttttcacttgAGAGGGCATTAATTTAGATGTCTCTTATCTAGACAGTCACTTTCGATAAACATCAACGAATTTTGTTATCTTGAAGACCTTTACCCTTTGTCAAACTGTGTGCCTTGTCCAAAAGtcaaagcagagaaatacagaCATCAAACaacttcttcttttttctttacaaacaacttcttcttttttctttaaaggaaactCAGCGAGTTTTCAAGGAAGCAATTGCTACTTCCTGTACCATGAATGATACATTAAGGTCCTGATGCACAGGACATTCATACAACATGTCACATATCCCATTTCTATGTTTGAAAGTGGCTTGTGGTATAATCAATGAAAAGTAATTGCATAGCAAATGCTATTGCTGCCTGGTCCCTAGCACTCCTTTTTAAAGTGGACCTTTACTAGTAGTATATTCATTGCTTTTAGAGGGCCCACACTGAGGCCTCAAAACTGCTTGTGCAGAACTCCACACCTATTAAAACTAAAAGAGGTTATACATCGTTCATTCCATTGTAggtatgtacacatacatacatatacacacacatgtatgcaacaatgtcgtggtttaagccacTTCTTCATAGACGTCACACTGCAGGCACCTTGGTAAGTGACACATGGATTTGACTTCTGTCTCCgctattttatttctacttgATGCTGCTCAAA
This region includes:
- the LOC101873119 gene encoding translocating chain-associated membrane protein 1-like 1, coding for MRFRRKYRTTTVINHEVIVQNLEDIVTFLVMFIVMWFVIEVPPKTFIMFVALQYNVTYTIDDNSEQFDFYDYGPKDIATISFYMLVTIKVHAVIQECILDKINRYLQLSKPEQSKFNESGQLALFYLFSFIWGASILNAEEFAMNLTSFWKDYPFSHMLFQEKFFYICQIAYWLHALPELYLQKVQKEDIPRQLCYICLYITHISGAYILNLQHLGLILVVPHYLVEFIFHALRLFYFPDENMQKGFIIWALLFIMVRLLTLTLSVLTFGFGLARAEVPGFSIADGNFNTLPVRIGCLGAVCLTQAWMMRKFVHFQLKKWRERVKDQIPEKKTTNPKKK